A DNA window from Pseudomonas sp. B21-056 contains the following coding sequences:
- a CDS encoding tetratricopeptide repeat protein has product MRFVLFIALALSITGCTRWSMNHHMNLAYKAYDRGNCDQVMLELSQVDRASRARRYMQPEVSMLRGQCLERQKLFIDAAQTYQFIITQYPTSEYAFRARARLETLESLGHYPTRSATAIRPTAL; this is encoded by the coding sequence ATGCGATTCGTGCTTTTTATTGCCCTGGCCCTGAGCATCACGGGCTGCACCCGGTGGTCGATGAACCACCACATGAACCTGGCCTACAAGGCCTACGACCGTGGCAACTGCGACCAGGTGATGCTCGAACTGTCCCAGGTCGACCGCGCCAGCCGGGCCCGCCGTTATATGCAGCCGGAAGTCTCGATGCTGCGCGGTCAGTGCCTGGAGCGGCAGAAACTGTTCATCGACGCGGCACAGACGTACCAGTTCATCATCACTCAATACCCCACCAGCGAATACGCCTTCCGCGCCCGTGCCCGGCTCGAAACCCTCGAAAGCCTGGGGCACTACCCGACTCGTAGCGCCACGGCGATCCGCCCGACTGCACTCTGA
- a CDS encoding sensor domain-containing diguanylate cyclase, producing MTHNAIQRLLLKRFALAAATYALALVLLWLAFFSGHYLDSLRGVIIGSALVVLCQGTLFAVFISGRNLRFADPSLTEVQVLIGLGWQTWMMGHLDQARGLFLVFYVLILLFGLFHLSRRAFVRCAMLVFFSFTGIILWDAWFFRLSDPTLAGLQVCVLFIVLVWLVLYARYVQTSRQRMRQRRFALQAHQDTLRGMMRQLEDLVATDELTGLFNRRHFLRLASRELNTLKPDMAHGLALIDLDHFKRINDLHGHAAGDQVLQAFASVATACLREGDVLARYGGEEFVMLLPACDPARLTACCERLRLAFAAVELTGLRVGVLSLSAGMTLLEMDDDLDNALQRADQALYRAKRDGRNRCAAAWENVDA from the coding sequence TTGACCCATAACGCCATTCAACGTCTCCTGCTCAAACGCTTCGCCCTGGCGGCCGCGACCTACGCGCTGGCGCTGGTGTTGTTGTGGCTGGCATTTTTCAGTGGGCATTACCTCGACTCGTTACGCGGCGTCATCATCGGCAGCGCCTTGGTGGTGCTGTGCCAGGGCACCTTGTTCGCCGTGTTTATCAGTGGCCGCAACCTGCGTTTCGCCGACCCCAGCCTCACCGAAGTGCAAGTACTGATCGGCCTGGGCTGGCAGACCTGGATGATGGGGCACCTGGACCAGGCCCGGGGCCTGTTCCTGGTGTTCTATGTGCTGATCCTGCTGTTCGGGCTGTTTCACCTGTCCCGCCGGGCTTTCGTACGCTGCGCGATGCTGGTGTTCTTCAGTTTCACTGGCATCATCCTGTGGGACGCCTGGTTCTTCCGGCTTTCCGACCCCACCCTGGCCGGCTTGCAGGTGTGCGTGCTGTTTATCGTGCTGGTGTGGCTGGTGCTGTATGCCCGCTATGTCCAGACCTCGCGCCAGCGCATGCGCCAACGGCGGTTTGCCCTGCAGGCGCACCAGGACACCCTGCGCGGGATGATGCGCCAGCTCGAAGACCTGGTGGCGACCGATGAGTTGACCGGCCTGTTCAATCGCCGGCACTTCCTGCGGCTGGCGTCCCGTGAACTCAACACGCTCAAGCCCGATATGGCCCATGGCCTGGCCTTGATCGATCTCGACCATTTCAAACGCATCAACGACCTGCACGGCCACGCGGCCGGCGACCAGGTGCTCCAGGCTTTCGCCAGCGTCGCCACGGCCTGCCTGCGCGAAGGCGACGTGCTGGCGCGCTATGGTGGCGAAGAGTTCGTCATGCTCCTGCCCGCCTGCGACCCTGCGCGGCTAACGGCCTGTTGCGAGCGGCTGCGGCTGGCGTTTGCCGCCGTCGAGTTGACCGGCTTGCGGGTAGGGGTCCTCAGCCTGTCGGCGGGCATGACGCTGTTGGAAATGGACGATGACCTGGACAACGCATTGCAACGTGCCGACCAGGCCTTGTACCGTGCCAAGCGAGACGGCCGTAATCGGTGTGCCGCCGCCTGGGAGAATGTCGATGCCTGA
- a CDS encoding DUF6124 family protein: MIKPTPNPPHTDPQSSHETLDPEKLDQAAQRALDYYLKPNNGQPEQKAAKHLDYFIVAPDADPEGMLAHSYETFCSVSTLILDLSEDLEGAPRNLALAIHQMGEMGVLLLEKLLDSEEKIQR; the protein is encoded by the coding sequence ATGATCAAACCAACACCCAATCCCCCGCACACCGATCCACAGTCCTCCCACGAAACCCTCGACCCCGAAAAGCTCGACCAGGCCGCCCAACGAGCCCTGGACTACTACCTCAAGCCCAACAACGGTCAACCCGAACAGAAAGCCGCCAAGCACCTGGACTACTTCATCGTCGCCCCCGACGCCGACCCCGAAGGCATGCTCGCGCACAGCTATGAAACCTTCTGCTCGGTGAGCACGTTGATCCTGGATTTATCCGAAGACCTGGAAGGCGCCCCGCGCAACCTGGCCCTGGCGATTCACCAGATGGGCGAGATGGGGGTGTTGTTGCTGGAGAAGCTGCTGGATAGCGAAGAGAAGATCCAGCGCTGA
- the pyk gene encoding pyruvate kinase, producing the protein MSVRRTKIVATLGPASNSPEVLEQLILAGLDVARLNFSHGTPDEHKARAKLVRDLAAKHGRFVALLGDLQGPKIRIAKFANKRIELKIGDTFTFSTSHPLTEGNQQVVGIDYPDLVKDCGVGDELLLDDGRVVMRVDTATATELVCTVTIGGPLSDHKGINRRGGGLTAPALTEKDKADIKLAAEMEVDYLAVSFPRDAADMEYARQLRDEAGGTAWLVAKIERAEAVADDETLDGLIQASDAVMVARGDLGVEIGDAELVGIQKKIILHARRHNKAVIVATQMMESMIQNPMPTRAEVSDVANAVLDYTDAVMLSAESAAGQYPLEAVQAMARICMGAEKHPTGKTSSHRIGKTFERCDESIALATMYTANHFPGVKAIIALTESGYTPLIMSRIRSSVPIYAFSPHRETQARAAMFRGVYTVPFDPAALQPGEVSQAAVDELVKRGVVQTGDWVILTKGDSYHTIGGTNGMKILHVGDPMV; encoded by the coding sequence ATGTCCGTCCGTCGCACCAAAATCGTCGCTACCCTTGGCCCGGCCAGTAATTCGCCGGAAGTTCTCGAACAGCTGATTCTGGCTGGCCTGGACGTTGCCCGCCTGAACTTTTCCCACGGCACCCCCGATGAGCACAAGGCTCGTGCCAAGCTGGTGCGCGACCTCGCCGCCAAGCACGGCCGCTTCGTTGCCCTGCTGGGTGACCTGCAAGGCCCCAAGATCCGGATCGCCAAATTCGCCAACAAGCGCATCGAGCTGAAGATCGGTGACACGTTCACCTTCTCCACCAGCCATCCGCTGACCGAAGGCAACCAGCAAGTGGTCGGCATCGACTACCCGGACCTGGTCAAGGACTGCGGCGTGGGCGACGAGCTGTTGCTCGACGACGGTCGCGTGGTGATGCGCGTCGACACCGCCACTGCCACCGAGCTGGTCTGCACCGTGACCATCGGCGGCCCGCTGTCGGACCATAAGGGCATCAACCGTCGCGGCGGTGGCCTGACGGCGCCGGCCCTGACTGAAAAAGACAAGGCCGACATCAAGCTGGCCGCGGAAATGGAAGTCGACTACCTGGCCGTGTCCTTCCCCCGTGATGCCGCCGACATGGAATACGCCCGTCAACTGCGCGACGAGGCCGGCGGTACTGCCTGGCTGGTGGCGAAGATCGAACGCGCCGAAGCCGTGGCCGACGACGAAACCCTCGACGGCCTGATCCAGGCGTCCGACGCCGTGATGGTGGCCCGTGGCGACCTCGGTGTGGAAATCGGTGACGCCGAGCTGGTGGGCATCCAGAAGAAGATCATCCTGCACGCACGTCGCCACAATAAAGCGGTGATCGTGGCGACCCAGATGATGGAGTCGATGATCCAGAACCCGATGCCGACCCGCGCCGAAGTGTCCGACGTAGCCAACGCCGTGCTCGACTACACCGACGCCGTGATGCTCTCGGCCGAAAGCGCCGCCGGCCAATACCCGCTCGAAGCGGTGCAGGCCATGGCACGCATCTGCATGGGCGCGGAGAAGCACCCTACCGGCAAGACCTCCAGCCATCGCATCGGCAAAACGTTCGAGCGCTGCGACGAGAGCATCGCCCTGGCGACGATGTACACCGCCAACCACTTCCCCGGTGTGAAGGCGATCATCGCCCTGACCGAAAGTGGCTACACGCCGCTGATCATGTCGCGCATCCGTTCCTCGGTGCCGATCTACGCGTTCTCCCCGCATCGCGAAACCCAGGCCCGCGCCGCCATGTTCCGTGGCGTCTACACCGTGCCGTTCGACCCGGCCGCCCTGCAACCGGGCGAAGTCAGCCAGGCGGCGGTGGACGAGCTGGTCAAGCGCGGCGTGGTGCAGACCGGTGACTGGGTGATCCTGACCAAGGGCGACAGCTACCACACCATCGGCGGCACCAACGGGATGAAGATCCTGCACGTCGGCGACCCAATGGTCTGA
- a CDS encoding iron-sulfur-binding ferredoxin reductase, with protein sequence MPELTVAGRQWTVAPGSNLLDALNQSGVPVPYSCRAGSCHACLVQCTGGDVRDGRPDALSPAQRDQGWRLACQCQVVEDVQIHTFDPQRDGQAARVAAVDWLGPDVLRLRVTPERALRYQAGQHLVLWLGDVARPYSLASLPEEDRFLEFHLDCRQPGQFIDRARSLNVGDPIRLGELRGGALHYDSAWHDRPLWLLAAGTGLGPLFGILREALRQQHQGAIHLMHVAHDASGHYLGKPLAALAAKYPNLTVELLTSTEAPSALAQLRLASRQTQALACGHPERVEAFAKRLYLAGLPRNQLLADVFLTREGGAG encoded by the coding sequence ATGCCTGAACTGACGGTCGCCGGCCGGCAATGGACGGTCGCGCCGGGCAGCAATCTGCTGGACGCGCTGAATCAGTCCGGCGTACCGGTGCCCTACAGTTGCCGCGCCGGCAGTTGCCATGCCTGCCTGGTGCAATGCACAGGCGGCGATGTGCGCGATGGTCGGCCCGATGCCTTGAGCCCGGCACAGCGCGACCAGGGCTGGCGGCTGGCCTGCCAATGCCAGGTGGTCGAGGATGTGCAGATCCACACCTTCGATCCGCAACGCGACGGTCAGGCGGCCCGGGTGGCGGCGGTGGACTGGCTGGGCCCCGACGTGCTGCGGTTGCGCGTCACGCCTGAGCGGGCGCTGCGTTACCAGGCCGGACAACACCTGGTGCTGTGGCTCGGCGACGTCGCCCGGCCCTATTCCCTGGCGAGCCTGCCGGAGGAAGATCGCTTCCTGGAGTTTCACCTCGATTGCCGTCAGCCCGGGCAATTTATCGACAGGGCTCGATCCCTGAACGTGGGCGATCCCATCCGTCTGGGTGAGCTGCGCGGCGGGGCGCTGCATTACGATTCCGCCTGGCACGACCGGCCGCTGTGGCTGCTGGCCGCCGGTACCGGGCTGGGGCCGTTGTTCGGCATCCTGCGCGAAGCCCTGCGCCAGCAGCATCAGGGGGCGATTCACCTCATGCATGTTGCCCATGACGCCAGCGGGCATTACCTGGGCAAACCCCTGGCGGCGCTGGCGGCCAAGTATCCCAACCTCACGGTCGAACTGCTGACATCGACCGAGGCACCTTCAGCCCTGGCGCAACTTCGGCTGGCCTCGCGACAAACCCAGGCCCTGGCCTGCGGCCACCCCGAGCGGGTCGAAGCCTTCGCCAAACGCCTCTACCTGGCCGGCCTGCCGCGTAATCAGTTGCTGGCGGATGTCTTCCTTACCCGCGAGGGCGGCGCAGGCTGA
- the ltrA gene encoding group II intron reverse transcriptase/maturase translates to METIVEKENMHRALKKVRSNKGAPGVDGITTEELEAHLQAHWPAIKGKLLDGTYKPGPIKGLRIPKPQGGERLLGIANTQDRLIQQSVQQLLTQLWDVRFSEHSYGFRPGRSNLDAIRAAKAFVLEGKTWVVDIDIEAFFDQVNHDRLMSLISQDVHDKRLMRYLGQTLRADMLLDGQRVKRTAGTPQGGPISPLLANLYLDALDKELEARGLSFCRYADDLMIYVTSERSADRVLKSVTAWIEKHLKLKVSASKSGTGRPWDRDFLGYNIDEQGNGQLSGKTVKKYRKKVRELWSARQSLTSTELIAQWGDYVRGWYEYFRWVKDDFKGLSQWTRRHMRKCFWQRWHSREGRIRKLRGLGISNRQLTRVSFHDGSWRAARHPVMHQAMSLKVMQRWGLWTPQDFASAVC, encoded by the coding sequence ATGGAAACGATCGTCGAAAAGGAGAATATGCACCGAGCGCTCAAGAAGGTCCGGTCGAACAAGGGTGCGCCAGGGGTCGACGGAATCACTACCGAAGAGCTTGAGGCGCACCTGCAAGCGCATTGGCCGGCCATCAAGGGCAAGCTTTTGGATGGGACCTACAAACCGGGACCGATCAAAGGCCTCAGGATCCCCAAGCCGCAAGGCGGGGAGCGGCTGTTGGGCATAGCGAATACGCAGGATCGCTTGATCCAGCAATCAGTTCAACAGCTCCTGACTCAACTGTGGGATGTAAGGTTCAGCGAACACAGTTACGGTTTTCGGCCCGGCCGGAGCAATCTCGATGCCATACGAGCGGCCAAAGCTTTTGTTCTGGAAGGCAAGACGTGGGTTGTTGATATCGACATCGAAGCCTTCTTCGATCAGGTCAACCACGACAGGCTGATGAGCCTCATATCCCAGGATGTCCATGACAAGCGGCTGATGAGGTATCTGGGTCAGACGCTTCGAGCGGATATGTTGTTGGACGGCCAGCGGGTCAAAAGGACGGCAGGAACGCCACAAGGGGGACCGATAAGTCCGCTGCTTGCCAATCTCTATCTGGATGCACTGGATAAAGAGTTGGAGGCCCGAGGGCTGAGTTTCTGCCGCTACGCTGACGACCTGATGATTTACGTCACCAGCGAACGCAGCGCGGACCGTGTGCTGAAGAGTGTGACGGCTTGGATAGAGAAACACCTCAAGCTTAAGGTGAGCGCCAGCAAAAGTGGAACGGGCCGTCCTTGGGATCGCGACTTCCTTGGCTACAACATCGACGAACAAGGGAATGGGCAGCTGTCGGGCAAGACGGTGAAGAAATACCGCAAGAAGGTCCGCGAGCTTTGGTCGGCCAGGCAAAGCCTGACGAGCACTGAGCTTATCGCTCAATGGGGGGATTACGTCCGAGGCTGGTACGAATACTTCCGTTGGGTGAAGGACGACTTCAAAGGGTTATCTCAATGGACCCGCCGACATATGCGCAAATGTTTCTGGCAACGCTGGCACAGTCGTGAGGGTCGAATACGCAAACTGCGCGGACTTGGTATCTCAAATCGCCAGCTTACGCGAGTGAGTTTTCACGACGGTTCCTGGCGAGCGGCGCGCCACCCGGTGATGCATCAGGCGATGAGTCTGAAGGTAATGCAACGTTGGGGACTGTGGACGCCACAGGACTTCGCCTCAGCAGTTTGCTGA
- a CDS encoding DUF6124 family protein, which yields MIKPTPNPPHTNPQSSHETLDPEKLDQAAQRALDYYLKPNNGQPEQKAAKHLDYFIVAPDADPEGMLAHSYETFCSVSTLILDLSEDLEGAPRNLALAIHQMGEMGVLLLEKLLDSEEKIQR from the coding sequence ATGATCAAGCCAACACCCAATCCCCCGCACACCAATCCACAGTCCTCCCACGAAACCCTCGACCCCGAAAAGCTCGACCAGGCCGCCCAAAGAGCCCTGGACTACTACCTCAAGCCCAACAACGGCCAACCCGAGCAGAAAGCCGCCAAGCACCTGGACTACTTCATCGTCGCCCCCGACGCCGACCCCGAAGGCATGCTCGCGCACAGCTACGAAACCTTCTGCTCGGTGAGCACGCTGATCCTGGATTTATCGGAAGACCTGGAAGGCGCCCCGCGCAACCTGGCCCTGGCGATTCACCAGATGGGCGAGATGGGGGTGTTGTTGTTGGAGAAGCTGCTGGATAGCGAAGAGAAGATCCAGCGCTGA
- a CDS encoding PilZ domain-containing protein has translation MYKKRRIDRQDLPCFLKVFNGVNDRPIGFLGNVSEYGLMLIGTLPFMIGADFDLHLKIPVDDGQQMDIRLKATCLWCHEDVTPQHFDAGFSLHGTPPEYGQLVSALQHYFSFHSLSASA, from the coding sequence ATGTACAAAAAGCGTCGAATTGATCGGCAGGATCTGCCGTGCTTCTTGAAAGTGTTCAACGGCGTCAATGACAGGCCCATTGGTTTCCTGGGCAACGTTTCCGAATATGGTCTGATGCTGATCGGCACGTTGCCGTTCATGATCGGCGCAGACTTTGACCTGCACCTGAAAATCCCCGTGGATGATGGCCAGCAGATGGACATCAGGCTGAAGGCCACATGCCTGTGGTGCCATGAAGACGTGACGCCGCAGCATTTCGACGCCGGTTTCAGCCTGCACGGGACCCCGCCGGAGTACGGACAACTGGTCAGCGCATTACAGCACTATTTCAGCTTCCACTCGTTGTCGGCTTCGGCTTAA
- a CDS encoding fumarate hydratase, with amino-acid sequence MTVIKQDDLIQSVADALQFISYYHPVDFIQAMHEAYLREESPAARDSMAQILINSRMCATGHRPICQDTGIVTVFVRVGMDVRWDGATMSLDDMINEGVRRAYNLPENVLRASILADPAGARKNTKDNTPAVIHYSIVPGNTVEVDVAAKGGGSENKSKMAMLNPSDSIVDWVLKTVPTMGAGWCPPGMLGIGIGGTAEKAAVMAKEVLMESIDIHELKTRGPQNRIEEMRLELFEKVNQLGIGAQGLGGLTTVLDVKIMDYPTHAASLPVCMIPNCAATRHAHFVLDGSGPAELEAPPLDAYPEIVWEAGPSARRVNLDTLTPEEVQSWKPGETVLLNGKMLTGRDAAHKRMVEMLNKGETLPVDLKGRFIYYVGPVDPVGDEVVGPAGPTTATRMDKFTRQILEQTGLLGMIGKSERGPTAIEAIKDNKAVYLMAVGGAAYLVAQAIRKSKVLAFAELGMEAIYEFEVKDMPVTVAVDSQGESVHITGPAIWQKKISDSLAVEVQ; translated from the coding sequence ATGACCGTGATCAAGCAAGACGACCTGATTCAGAGCGTTGCCGACGCCCTGCAGTTCATTTCCTACTACCACCCCGTGGATTTCATCCAGGCGATGCACGAAGCCTACCTGCGCGAAGAATCGCCGGCGGCCCGTGACTCCATGGCGCAGATCCTGATCAACTCGCGCATGTGCGCCACCGGCCATCGGCCGATCTGCCAGGACACCGGCATCGTGACCGTGTTCGTGCGGGTGGGCATGGACGTGCGCTGGGACGGCGCGACCATGAGCCTGGACGACATGATCAACGAGGGCGTGCGTCGCGCCTACAACCTGCCGGAAAACGTCCTGCGCGCCTCCATCCTCGCCGACCCGGCGGGTGCGCGCAAAAACACCAAGGACAACACCCCGGCGGTCATCCACTACTCCATCGTCCCGGGCAACACCGTGGAAGTGGACGTGGCGGCCAAGGGCGGCGGTTCCGAGAACAAGTCGAAAATGGCCATGCTCAACCCGTCCGACTCGATCGTCGACTGGGTGCTCAAGACCGTTCCGACCATGGGCGCCGGCTGGTGCCCACCGGGCATGCTCGGCATCGGCATCGGCGGCACCGCCGAGAAAGCCGCGGTCATGGCGAAAGAAGTGTTGATGGAATCCATCGACATCCACGAGCTCAAGACCCGTGGCCCGCAGAACCGTATCGAAGAGATGCGCCTGGAGCTGTTCGAGAAGGTCAACCAACTGGGCATCGGCGCCCAGGGCCTGGGTGGCCTGACCACCGTGCTCGACGTGAAGATCATGGACTACCCGACCCACGCCGCCTCCCTGCCGGTGTGCATGATCCCCAACTGCGCCGCCACCCGCCACGCCCACTTCGTGCTGGACGGTAGCGGCCCGGCAGAGCTGGAAGCGCCACCGCTGGACGCCTACCCGGAAATCGTCTGGGAAGCCGGCCCGTCGGCCCGTCGCGTGAACCTCGACACCCTCACCCCGGAAGAAGTGCAGAGCTGGAAGCCGGGCGAAACCGTGCTGCTCAACGGCAAGATGCTCACCGGTCGCGACGCGGCGCACAAGCGCATGGTCGAGATGCTGAACAAAGGTGAAACCCTGCCGGTGGACCTCAAGGGTCGCTTCATCTATTACGTCGGCCCGGTCGACCCGGTCGGCGACGAAGTGGTTGGCCCGGCCGGCCCGACCACCGCCACGCGGATGGACAAGTTCACCCGCCAGATCCTCGAGCAGACCGGCCTGCTGGGCATGATCGGCAAATCCGAGCGCGGCCCGACCGCTATCGAAGCGATCAAGGACAACAAGGCCGTCTACCTGATGGCCGTCGGCGGCGCCGCGTACCTGGTGGCTCAGGCGATCCGCAAGTCCAAAGTCCTGGCATTCGCCGAACTGGGCATGGAAGCGATCTACGAGTTCGAGGTCAAGGACATGCCCGTGACCGTTGCGGTCGACAGCCAGGGCGAGTCGGTGCACATCACCGGCCCGGCCATCTGGCAGAAGAAGATCAGTGACAGCCTGGCGGTAGAAGTGCAGTAA